The Xenorhabdus poinarii G6 nucleotide sequence AATACCGCTGACATCAGACAGCAAGATCAAATCGCCATTCAGCACTTGTGCGATAGCCGTCGCCGCATGATCCGCATTCACATTCATCAGTTCACCTTGTTCAGTAATACCAATTGAACTGATAATCGGCACATAGCCCACATCCAGCAAAATTTTCAGCAAATCAGGCTGGCCGGGTCGGGTTTTACCCGTGTGACCAAATTCTTCATCGAGTTGAGAAACCTTCACCGTTCCGCCATCCGCCAGACATAAGCCGATAACAGGCAAACGGTACTTGATTGCCCACGCCAACAATTTCTTATTGGCCGTTCCAGCTAACGTTCCGGTAATAATGTCGATTTGCTCTTTTGGCGTGATCCGCAGACCTTGTTTCTTCACAATCGGCATCTGCAATTGCTGCATCAGCTCGTCAACCAGGCAGCCCCCACCGTGTACAATCACCAGTGGACGTCTGTGTGTTTTTCGGTATAGCTGTAATAAGGTAAATAACCGTTCCAGCGCTTCTTCATTGTCTAATAACACACCACCCAATTTGATCACTAACGGCTTCATCGGATTTATCCTCTGTCAGTATTCACATCGATAGGAGTCTTCATTTATTCGGGATCCAGCCATCAGAAACTAAAGCAACGCCTGAGTTTCTTCATACCCAAAACGAATATTCATGCACTGCACTGCTTGTGCGGCGGCACCTTTCAATAAATTATCCTCAGCACCGACGACGATCAGGTGCTGCCCCTGAACGGCAAAGCCGATATCACAGAATGGCAAACCAACAACCGCTTTCAGCGAGGGAAAGCCATGACGGTATAAACGCACCAATGGCTTATCATGATACGCCTGCTGATAAACCTCTCTGATTTGTGCTTCTGTCACATCTGCTTTCAATTTACAGGTCATGGTGGCAAGAATACCGCGCGAGAAATTGCCCAAATGAGGGGTAAAAATCACCTCCGTCCCTAAATGCGTGGCGATTTCTGGTTGATGACGATGGTTAAACACCCCATAAGGCTGCAAACTCACTTCACAAAAGCTATTGGTGGTAGCGGCTTTCCGACCGACACCGCTGACACCACTGACTGCATTAATCACCGGCCAATGTTCTGTATCTAATAAATTTTGCTCAAGCAATGGCTTCAAAGAAAGTTGAGAAACCGTGGGATAACAACCGGGCACTGCAATTAATTGTGCTTGCTTGATTTTTTCTGCCTGCCACTCTGCTAATCCATAGACTGCTCGCGCCAGCCACTCCGCATTTTTATGTTTAAACCCGTAGTATTTTTCATAAAACTGTGTATTTTGTATGCGATAAGCACCCGATAAATCAAACACAATACAGCCCGCATCCAGAAAGACTGGCGCAATATCATGGCTGACTTCATGAGCCGTCGCGAGGAAGACCACATCAATTTCCTTCGCGGCCTCACTCACGTCGGTCAGTGGCTGTAAGGGCAGATCAAGAATCCCCTTATATTGTGGATGAAGTTCGGAAAAACATTTCCCCCTATCTAAGCTTTGAGAAGACACCATCAAGCTGGAAAGATAGACATGGGGATGACGTTGTAGATAGGCTGCTAACTCAGCTCCGGTATAACCACTGGCACCCACAATCAGTGCATTCAACATGGAATTTATTCACCTTATAGTATTAACCCAATAGTATTAATTTAGCCACTTTATTGAATTTATATGCAGTTAATTTGCATTAATATTGATACTATTCTGAATAAAGGCTGTCAACAGTGAAAATGAAATTACCTTCTTTTATTAAATTATATGACCAACTCATTGCTGCCCCTTCTATCAGTGCAACGGATGCTGAGCGGGATCAAAGCAATGAAATTGTTATCAACCTGCTGGCAGAATGGCTAAAGGCAATTGGCTTTGCGATTGAAATTCAGCCTGTTCCTGACACCCGGGGAAAATTCAATCTACTGGCAACATTGGGTAAGGGGTCAGGCGGTTTACTGCTATGCGGTCATACCGATACCGTGCCTTTTGATGCCGGCCGCTGGACACAAGATCCCTTCACACTGACCGAACGTGATGGTAAGTTGTATGGGCTTGGCACGGCGGACATGAAAGGCTTCTTTGCCTTTATTATTGATGCCCTGCGGGATATGGATGCCAGCAAGCTATCTCATCCCCTTTATATTCTGGCCACCGCCGATGAAGAAACATCTATGGCAGGCGCGCGTTACTTTGCTGCCAATACCCATATTCGGCCTGATTTTGCCATCATCGGCGAACCTACATCGTTACAACCTATCCGCGCCCATAAAGGGCATATCGCTCCAGCGATCCGCATTGACGGAAAATCAGGACATTCCAGCGATCCTGACCGGGGAGTCAACGCGATTGATTTGATGCACGAATCCATCACCCAACTGATAAAACTACGCCACACCTTACAAGAACGCTATCACAATCCCGCTTTTGTTATTCCTTATCCCACCATGAATTTTGGTCATATTCACGGTGGTGACGCGGCGAACCGCATTTGCGCCTGCTGCGAACTACATATGGATATTCGCCCACTTCCCGGATTGACCTTACAAGATTTGAACGGATTACTGAACGACGCACTGGCTCCCGTCAAACAGCGCTGGCCAGGTCGTCTCAACGTGACAGAACTTCATGCCCCGATACCAGGTTATGAGTGTCCCACCGACCACAAGCTAGTTGGCGTCATCGAAAAATTGTTGGGAACAAAGGCAGATACCGTCAATTACTGTACGGAAGCACCGTTTATTCAGGAATTATGTCCCACACTGGTTTTAGGGCCAGGATCGATTGAACAGGCACATCAGCCCGACGAATTTTTGGATATGGCATTTATTGAACCAACAAGAAAGCTGCTTTCACAACTTGTTGAACATTTTTGTTTAAGTGCAGACTAAACGTTATCTCCCAACACCACTCTTCTTGCAGTCGGCATTATCACCTCGGTGAGTACACCGGGGTTTTTCGCGATAAAAATTAAAATCAATGTGACCCGCATTTGAATAAAAATAATGCACCATCGATATTAAAAATTATGTTTTTCATCGCCGTATGGTCACTGAACCCAATCAGGTTTGGTGTGGTGATGTTACGTCTGTGTGGCAGTCTTTGATAATAGCTTCTTCATCTAAACCGTTTCTAAATGCAAACCATGCTCCAACATGAATTTCTTTCCTAATCACTTTGAATATTCCTCACCAAGAATAAGCCATTTCTTGATTGACTAAAAATCCGACTTCACCCATTCTGTTTTGGACATCTAAATGGATAGACATATAAACATTTAAACATCTAAAAAAACGGATAAAAATGCCGTTTGTTCATGGGGGCACAGGGTATGAGTTTTTTTCACGCTAATCAGCGAGAGGCACTGAATCAGAATTTGGCTGAACTTGAAGGACAAATTCGTGTTTCCTTTGAATTCTTTCCGCCCAGTACTGCTGAGATGGAACAAACCCTGTGGAAATCCATTGATCGTTTAAGCAAACTGAAACCTAAATTTGTTTCCGTCACCTATGGCGCTAACTCTGGCGAACGTAATCGCACACATAGCATCATCAAAGACATTAAAGAAAAAACGGGTCTTGATGCAGCGCCACACTTGACCTGCATTGATGCCAACCGTGAAGAGCTGCGCAACATTGCCCATGATTATTGGCAAAACGGCATCCGTCATATTGTGGCCTTACGGGGTGATTTACCGGTTCATTGCGGTAAACCAGAAATGTATGGTGCTGATTTAGTCGCACTTTTAAAAGCAGAAGCCGATTTTGATATTTCTGTCGCGGCTTACCCTGAAGTGCATCCTGAAGCCAAAAGTGCGCAGGCAGATCTGATTAACCTGAAACGCAAAATTGATGCCGGCGCTAATCGCGCCATTACCCAATTCTTTTTTGATGTAGAGAGTTATCTGCGCTTTCGCGATCGTTGCGTTGCAACAGGCATTGATGTGGAAATCGTGCCGGGAATTTTACCTGTCTCAAACTTCCGTCAGTTACAACGATTTGCCACCCTCACGAATGTTCGTATTCCAAATTGGATGACCAGAATGTTTGAAGGGTTGGATGATGATCCAGAAAGCCGAAACTTAGTCGGTGCGTCTATTGCAATGGACATGGTAAAAATCCTCAGCCGTGAAGGCGTGAAAGATTTTCATTTTTATACCCTGAATCGGGCAGAATTGAGTTATGCCATCTGCCATACGTTAGGGGTTCGCCCTTGTTAACTTGTTGATATAACCATAAAAAAAGCCGAGTATTCGGCTTTTTATCATTCAAACATGTTTTACGAAATGTTTTACAAAAATCAAAACTAGCCCGTGTTGCGCATTCCCGCTGCAACGCCCGCAATAGTGACCATCAGTGCTTGTTCAAGATGTGGATCAGGGCTTTCCTGCTGACGGGAACGCTGTAACAATTCAGCTTGTAGCACGTTCAACGGATCGGTATACACATTACGCAATGCGATAGATTCAGCGATCCACGGCAAATCCGCCATTAATTGCTCATCCTGTGAAATTGACAGCACCGTTTTGATATCTTTCGCAAGCTGATCACGCAATTTTGCCCCCAGAGGCCACAATTTCGGTGCCACGAGACGTTGGTCATAATATTCCGCCAGCCATAAATCGGCTTTGGCAAACACCATCTCTAACATGGCGATACGCGTATTGAAGAATGGCCAGTCACGGCACATATCCGTTAAAACCGACAAATTACCCGTATCAATCACCCGTTGCAACGCCGCGCCTGCCCCCAGCCATGCCGGAAGCATCAGGCGGTTTTGTGTCCATGCGAATATCCACGGGATCGCCCGCAAACTTTCAACGCCTCCCGTCGGGCGTCGTTTCGCCGGCCGTGAGCCCAAAGGCAATTTGGCCAATTCCTGCTCAGGGGTGGCAGCCCGAAAATAAGGCACAAATTCCGGTTGTTCACGCACATAATCACGATACATGTCACAAGAAACAGCCGACAGCGTATCCATAATCTGCCGCCATTCCGGTTTCGGCTCCGGTGGTGGCAATAAGTTAGCTTCCAGAATCGCACTGGCATACAAGGCTAAGCTACTGATCGTGACCTGTGGCAAGCCAAACTTAAAGCGGATCATTTCCCCCTGTTCTGTGACACGTAATCCCCCCTTCAGACTCCCTGGTGGTTGGGAAAGCAACGCCGCATGAGCAGGCGCACCACCACGACCAATCGTACCTCCACGGCCATGAAACAGGGTCAGCGTCACGCCCTCTTGTTCACAGACTTTGATTAACGCATCCTGCGCCCGGTATTGCGCCCACGACGCGGCCATCACCCCCGCATCTTTAGCGGAATCCGAGTAACCAATCATCACCATCTGTTTATCTTTTATCAGATTGCGATACCACGCGATCCCCAACAATTGCCGAATCACACTCTCGGCGTTGTTAAGGTCTTCAAGGGTTTCGAATAAGGGTGCAACGGGCAATGACAGCGAGCATCCCGCTTCTTTCAACAACAATTTCACGGCCAAAACATCAGAAGGGACTTTCGCCATGGAAATAACATAAGCGGCAATCGCATCTTGTGGTGATTCAGCTATCACCTTGCAGGTATCGAAAATCTCCTGTGTTTCTGCACTTGGCTGCCAGTCACACGGGGTTAAAGGCCGCTTTGACTGCAATTCACGCAGCAGAAATGTTTGTTTTTCAGCTTCCGGCCAGCTCGCATAATCGCCCATTTCCAGATATTGCGTCAGTTCAGCTATCGCTTCGGTATGGCGGGTACTTTCCTGACGGATATCAATTCGCACCAAAGATAAACCAAAGCAACGAATACGACGCAAAGTATCCAGCAATTGCCCATTTGCAATAATTTCCATGCCACACGCTTTCAGGGATTGATAGCAAGCATACAATGGTTGCCACAACTGTTCGTTATGCAGCAATAAGTCCGTGGGTGGCAGCGCTTGCTCACCTTTCAGACGTTTTTCCAGGTAAGCCAGCGTGTGACCTAATTGCGTTCGCAGTTGTTTAGCAATTTCACGGTAAGGCTCTAACACATGCTCGCCCCCTGCCATCTGACGAAGTTCAGGTGTACATACCGACATGGAGAGTTCAGAAACTAAAATCTGGATATCTTTCAGAAACAGATCCGCCGCCTTCCAACGACTGAGCAGCAAGGCATGGCGAGTCATTTCAGCCGTCACGTTAGGATTACCATCACGATCTCCTCCCATCCAAGAGGTGAAACGGACAGGTACCGCTTCTACCGGCAGGCTGTAGCCAATGGATTGTTCCAGTTGTTCATTGAATTCACTCAGAAAGGCGGGGACACCCTCCCACAAACTGTTTTCTACCACGGCAAATCCCCATTTTGCTTCGTCAATGGGCGTCGGGCGGATCTTACGTATCTCATCGGTATGCCATGATTGAGCAATCAACTGGCGCAACCGACGCATAATGTTATTGCGTTCGTAGTCCGCCAGGTCATCATGATCAAGCTGTGCCAGGCAGCCATTCACTTCAACTAATTTATGAATCAAGGTACGGCGGGCAATTTCTGTCGGATGTGCAGTCAGAACCAATTCAATCGCCAGTTCATTGACCGCATTGACCAATTCATCATGATTGAACTGTTTTTCTTTGAGTCGGTTGAACAACGTTGCCAATGCCACCGGATTGCTTGCCGCCTCACCGTGTGGCGAAATGCTGTGATATTGTTCAGCAACGTTAGTCAGATTTAAAAACTGGTTAAACGCGCGGGCAACAGGCAGTAACTCATCATTAGATAAATTTTCCAGTGTCGATAAAAGCTGCTGACGGTGTTCTCCATTGCCAGCACGGGAGGATTTGGATAACTTCCTGATGGTTTCCACTTTATCAAGAATATCATCTCCCAAAGCTTCTTTAATTGTATCGCCCAATAACTTACCGAGCATACTGACATTACTTCGCATTGCAGAATATTGTTGATTCATATAATCCCTGACCTTGTGTTGCTGTATGTCACCTATTTTCACCAGCAAGCTGGCTCAATTCGCATTTACCCGATATCTGTCCGAATGTGTTATGTCTTACTGTCGCGGTTTTATGCCTTTCTGTCGACCATGTTCTGCTGTCGGGTTAAAAATCCGACGAGGGAAAGCGGGGCTACAGCAGTTGCGACAGACGATTTAAATCTGATTGGATCGCCCCCGCCGTGACATCCCGCCCGGCGCCTGGCCCACGGATCACTAATGGATTATCACGATACCAGCGGCTTTCTATCGCAAAAACATTATCGGCTGGCAACAGTGAGGCCAATGGATGATCACCACGCACGGCTTCCACACCAACTTTTGCCTTACCGCTGGTATCAAAACGCGCAACATACCGTAGTACCAGCCCCATTTCCCGGGCGGCTTCTAACCGTTGCAACATCTGTGCATTAATGGCTGCACTGTTTTCAAAGAATTCATCAATAGAGCCCACCCGAGCTTCTTGCGGCACTAACGATTCAACACGAACCTGATCAGGCTCGATCTCATAACCGGCTTCCCGCGCCAGGATCACCAACTTACGCATGACATCCTGACCAGAAAGATCAATGCGCGGATCAGGTTCCGTTAACCCCTGCTGCCATGCTTGTTCCACTAATTCACTGAAAGGCACTGAACCATCAAACTGCAAGAATAGCCAGGATAATGTGCCGGAAAATACCCCACTGATGGAGAGGATAGTATCCCCACTTTCCCGCAAATCCCTGACGGAATAGTTAATTGGCAGCCCCGCACCAACCGTCGCGTTATATAACCAGTGGCGGCCTGTTTTGGCAAACGCATCGCGGATCATACGATAAGTGTTGCTGTCGGAAGAACCAACAATCTTGTTAGCGCTGATAACATGGAAGCCATAACTGGCAAAATAGCTATATTCTGAGGCCAATTCTTCACTTGCCGTGACATCCAATACCACCAAATCGTCATAAGGATGTGCCCGCATCCATAAAAACAGCGCATCCTCATCATGTACAGTTGCTTCATCATCAAAAAATGCCATCGCCCGACTGGCGTCAATACCCTGATAATTCAGCAAACTCCGGCGGCTATCAACAACCCCCGCCAGAATAAATTCAAAACCACTGCGCGCAGAAATATTTTTCTGTTCACGGGCAAACAGCTCCAGCCAACGAGAACCAATATTGCCTTTGCCAAACAGCACTAAACCAATCCGTTTTTCAGCCCGGAACAGGCTTTGATGGAGTCCCTGAATCAGATGAGACGTTTGATTCGAACGCAGCACAGCAACCAGGCTGATACCGTCTTCCGCATGCCAGATAAATTCAACCGGCTGATCCTTTAATTGTTGATAAAAACGGTGGCTATGCAGCGGGTTTTTACATACTCCCGCGCCGACCAACGCCACCAGCGCCAAGCCTTCCCGCAAAGAAAGTTTGCAGGGGAAAGAGGCATCCTGCAAAACATCGAGGGCGCTATTGACAACTTCAGAGGTATAGCAAAGCTGGATCAGGTTGCAATCGGTATGCAACCCGGTCGCCAATGGCCGGATTTGAGTTCGCTTCAACAAAGAATCAATGTCTTTGTGGATTTGTTTGAAATCGTGGGCTGAAGAAACATGCAATTCAATCAGACAGACATCATCATGACTGGTCACGATTTTTGCGCCGGTTCCCGTTGCCAGTACCCGTTCAATACGGGTAGAACCTTGTTCTGGCTGGTAACTACAACGCAGTTGCAGATCAATATCGCTGGTGGAAACCGGCTGCAATGTACGGGTATGGAGCACCGGGGCAGCTAAACGCGCCAGTTCACTGGCTTCATCCAAACGCAGTAACGGTAGCAGGCAGGCATCCTTAACTTTGCGCGGATCAGCGCTGTAAACCCCCGCGACATCACTCCAGATGGTGACCTTTTTAGCCCCAGCCAACGCTCCCACCTGTGTCGCAGAATAATCACTGCCATTGCGTCCCAACAAGACCGTTTCACCATTTTGGGTGCTGGAAATAAAACCGGTTACTACTAATCGCTTATCAGGATGTTGGATCAATAACGAGTTAAGCAGCGGTTGTGACAATCCGACATCAACTTGCGGCTGAGCAACCCGCTCGGCTCTGAGGAATTGACGCGCATCCAGCCATGTACTAGGAATTCCCTGATTTTCAAGCACGGCAGCCATCAAACGGGCAGACCAAATTTCCCCATGCCCCACGACTTCGGCGTATGTGATGTCCGTGATGGGTTTATCCAGTAATGTACTCAATCTTTCCAGATCAGCGATAAACAGGGAACTCAGTTCTTCAGCAACTGTGTCAGGCAGCAAACCACGGATCAATTCTTGCTGGTAACGCCGCAGAGATTGCTGTACCTGATGCGCGGATATTCGGTCACTCTGACTCAGTTTAAGCCAGTCAATAAGCTGGTTCGTGGTACTCCCTGCGGCTGACACGACCATCAAATCACCCGGCTTGCTGTAGTTCACCATAATTTCAGCGACCCGCTGATAACATTTCACATCAGCCAAGCTACTACCACCAAATTTATGCAACTGACGGCCAGATTCCGCCCCCGCTGTTGTCAGTGTACTCATGATTACCTCGTTGCCGCTGCCTGAAACGCATTATCCAGATCAGCAATTAAATCCTGACTATCTTCAATTCCTACAGAGACACGAAGAAGCAAATCCGTTATCCCTGCCTGAGCCCTTGCTTCTGCCGACATGCCCGCGTGTGTCATTGTTGCGGTATGAGAAATCAACGATTCCACCCCACCGAGAGATTCAGCCAAAGTCAATAATTTTAACGCAGATAAAAAACGACGCATGGTCTGTTCATCACCATCCAATTCGAAACTGAGCATTGCCCCGAAACCTTGCTGTTGC carries:
- the argB gene encoding acetylglutamate kinase; this encodes MKPLVIKLGGVLLDNEEALERLFTLLQLYRKTHRRPLVIVHGGGCLVDELMQQLQMPIVKKQGLRITPKEQIDIITGTLAGTANKKLLAWAIKYRLPVIGLCLADGGTVKVSQLDEEFGHTGKTRPGQPDLLKILLDVGYVPIISSIGITEQGELMNVNADHAATAIAQVLNGDLILLSDVSGILDGQGQKIPEISAEKIAQLIDQGIITDGMIVKVNAALAAAKTLGQPVDIASWRQADQLIALFNGIPIGTRILV
- the argC gene encoding N-acetyl-gamma-glutamyl-phosphate reductase, with amino-acid sequence MLNALIVGASGYTGAELAAYLQRHPHVYLSSLMVSSQSLDRGKCFSELHPQYKGILDLPLQPLTDVSEAAKEIDVVFLATAHEVSHDIAPVFLDAGCIVFDLSGAYRIQNTQFYEKYYGFKHKNAEWLARAVYGLAEWQAEKIKQAQLIAVPGCYPTVSQLSLKPLLEQNLLDTEHWPVINAVSGVSGVGRKAATTNSFCEVSLQPYGVFNHRHQPEIATHLGTEVIFTPHLGNFSRGILATMTCKLKADVTEAQIREVYQQAYHDKPLVRLYRHGFPSLKAVVGLPFCDIGFAVQGQHLIVVGAEDNLLKGAAAQAVQCMNIRFGYEETQALL
- the argE gene encoding acetylornithine deacetylase, whose translation is MKMKLPSFIKLYDQLIAAPSISATDAERDQSNEIVINLLAEWLKAIGFAIEIQPVPDTRGKFNLLATLGKGSGGLLLCGHTDTVPFDAGRWTQDPFTLTERDGKLYGLGTADMKGFFAFIIDALRDMDASKLSHPLYILATADEETSMAGARYFAANTHIRPDFAIIGEPTSLQPIRAHKGHIAPAIRIDGKSGHSSDPDRGVNAIDLMHESITQLIKLRHTLQERYHNPAFVIPYPTMNFGHIHGGDAANRICACCELHMDIRPLPGLTLQDLNGLLNDALAPVKQRWPGRLNVTELHAPIPGYECPTDHKLVGVIEKLLGTKADTVNYCTEAPFIQELCPTLVLGPGSIEQAHQPDEFLDMAFIEPTRKLLSQLVEHFCLSAD
- the metF gene encoding methylenetetrahydrofolate reductase; protein product: MSFFHANQREALNQNLAELEGQIRVSFEFFPPSTAEMEQTLWKSIDRLSKLKPKFVSVTYGANSGERNRTHSIIKDIKEKTGLDAAPHLTCIDANREELRNIAHDYWQNGIRHIVALRGDLPVHCGKPEMYGADLVALLKAEADFDISVAAYPEVHPEAKSAQADLINLKRKIDAGANRAITQFFFDVESYLRFRDRCVATGIDVEIVPGILPVSNFRQLQRFATLTNVRIPNWMTRMFEGLDDDPESRNLVGASIAMDMVKILSREGVKDFHFYTLNRAELSYAICHTLGVRPC
- the ppc gene encoding phosphoenolpyruvate carboxylase is translated as MNQQYSAMRSNVSMLGKLLGDTIKEALGDDILDKVETIRKLSKSSRAGNGEHRQQLLSTLENLSNDELLPVARAFNQFLNLTNVAEQYHSISPHGEAASNPVALATLFNRLKEKQFNHDELVNAVNELAIELVLTAHPTEIARRTLIHKLVEVNGCLAQLDHDDLADYERNNIMRRLRQLIAQSWHTDEIRKIRPTPIDEAKWGFAVVENSLWEGVPAFLSEFNEQLEQSIGYSLPVEAVPVRFTSWMGGDRDGNPNVTAEMTRHALLLSRWKAADLFLKDIQILVSELSMSVCTPELRQMAGGEHVLEPYREIAKQLRTQLGHTLAYLEKRLKGEQALPPTDLLLHNEQLWQPLYACYQSLKACGMEIIANGQLLDTLRRIRCFGLSLVRIDIRQESTRHTEAIAELTQYLEMGDYASWPEAEKQTFLLRELQSKRPLTPCDWQPSAETQEIFDTCKVIAESPQDAIAAYVISMAKVPSDVLAVKLLLKEAGCSLSLPVAPLFETLEDLNNAESVIRQLLGIAWYRNLIKDKQMVMIGYSDSAKDAGVMAASWAQYRAQDALIKVCEQEGVTLTLFHGRGGTIGRGGAPAHAALLSQPPGSLKGGLRVTEQGEMIRFKFGLPQVTISSLALYASAILEANLLPPPEPKPEWRQIMDTLSAVSCDMYRDYVREQPEFVPYFRAATPEQELAKLPLGSRPAKRRPTGGVESLRAIPWIFAWTQNRLMLPAWLGAGAALQRVIDTGNLSVLTDMCRDWPFFNTRIAMLEMVFAKADLWLAEYYDQRLVAPKLWPLGAKLRDQLAKDIKTVLSISQDEQLMADLPWIAESIALRNVYTDPLNVLQAELLQRSRQQESPDPHLEQALMVTIAGVAAGMRNTG
- a CDS encoding bifunctional aspartate kinase/homoserine dehydrogenase II yields the protein MSTLTTAGAESGRQLHKFGGSSLADVKCYQRVAEIMVNYSKPGDLMVVSAAGSTTNQLIDWLKLSQSDRISAHQVQQSLRRYQQELIRGLLPDTVAEELSSLFIADLERLSTLLDKPITDITYAEVVGHGEIWSARLMAAVLENQGIPSTWLDARQFLRAERVAQPQVDVGLSQPLLNSLLIQHPDKRLVVTGFISSTQNGETVLLGRNGSDYSATQVGALAGAKKVTIWSDVAGVYSADPRKVKDACLLPLLRLDEASELARLAAPVLHTRTLQPVSTSDIDLQLRCSYQPEQGSTRIERVLATGTGAKIVTSHDDVCLIELHVSSAHDFKQIHKDIDSLLKRTQIRPLATGLHTDCNLIQLCYTSEVVNSALDVLQDASFPCKLSLREGLALVALVGAGVCKNPLHSHRFYQQLKDQPVEFIWHAEDGISLVAVLRSNQTSHLIQGLHQSLFRAEKRIGLVLFGKGNIGSRWLELFAREQKNISARSGFEFILAGVVDSRRSLLNYQGIDASRAMAFFDDEATVHDEDALFLWMRAHPYDDLVVLDVTASEELASEYSYFASYGFHVISANKIVGSSDSNTYRMIRDAFAKTGRHWLYNATVGAGLPINYSVRDLRESGDTILSISGVFSGTLSWLFLQFDGSVPFSELVEQAWQQGLTEPDPRIDLSGQDVMRKLVILAREAGYEIEPDQVRVESLVPQEARVGSIDEFFENSAAINAQMLQRLEAAREMGLVLRYVARFDTSGKAKVGVEAVRGDHPLASLLPADNVFAIESRWYRDNPLVIRGPGAGRDVTAGAIQSDLNRLSQLL